In the Commensalibacter melissae genome, TGAACAATACAAGCCTGTCCAATATCAAGCTCTCCCATAACTTTATTAATTTTAATTCCTTTAGCAATATCCTGTAAAGCCAATTTATCTGGAATAACATCTCCTAAAATTCCCTCATATACAGGCTGTAAAAATTCATGAGCTCCTCTAACTGTAAACCCTTCCTCATTTAGCACACGAACGAGGGAGGCAAGCAATCCATCATCTCCAGCAAAAAGGGCCTTACCTATTTTTCCTAATATTCTTACCCCTTCCGGGTCTGGACGAAGATCAAAAAACGATGGTCGTTTCACTGGTCCAATCAAGACAAGTTCTTTACAATTATTCTGGCGTAAAGTATTTAGAATATGTCCTGCAGCGGCTAATCTTACATATTCATGTGGCCAAGAGCTGACAATATGAGGTTCTGCAAAATCCTTAAAAGCCACAATAAAAATAGAATATCCTTTTTTCTTTGCAGCTTCTGCAACCTTTCCTGGCAAAGGTCCTCCTCCTGCCAAGATACCTAAAACAGGCTGTTGTCGGTTTTTATCCATCTAATATTTAATCATCATTTTCAGAAGAGGAAATCATGCGTCCAACTTTAACCAATCCACGTCGGCTCGGATTCTGAATAAAATCCAGTATTTCCTTTACACGCTCAATATGTCCATATTTTTCGTGCACTAATTTCAACCGTTCATCAAAAACCATTTCT is a window encoding:
- a CDS encoding LpxI family protein; protein product: MDKNRQQPVLGILAGGGPLPGKVAEAAKKKGYSIFIVAFKDFAEPHIVSSWPHEYVRLAAAGHILNTLRQNNCKELVLIGPVKRPSFFDLRPDPEGVRILGKIGKALFAGDDGLLASLVRVLNEEGFTVRGAHEFLQPVYEGILGDVIPDKLALQDIAKGIKINKVMGELDIGQACIVQNELVIAVEAMEGTDAMLKRAKDCQQPGLGGILIKQVKPNQERKADMPTIGPKTVYNAHYSGLRGIAFEAEGTLLIHKDEMVAIANQKGLFLLSYNPVTFEQKYLRKEN